The window ctatcaagtagtcatcatattgagctagccaaacgttcataacgtctgcatctgctcctgcaataggtccgtcacctagcggtgcatcaaggacataattcttttgtgcagcaatgaggataaacctcagagcacggatccaatccgcatcattgctactaacatctttcaacacaattttctctaggaacatatcaaaataaacacagggaagcaacaacgcgagctattgatctacaacataatttgcaaaatactaccaggactaagttcatgataaatttaagttcagttaatcatattacttaagaactcccacttagatagacatccctctaatcctctaagtgattatgtgatccaaatcaactaaaccatgtccgatcatcacgtgagatggagtagtttcattggtgaacatcgctatgttgatcatatctgctatatgattcacgctcgacctttcggtctccgtgttccgaggccatatctatatatgcttggctcgtcaagtataacctgagtattctgcgtgtgcaactgttttgcacccgttgtatttgaacgtagagcctatcacacccgatcatcacgtggtatctcagcacgaagaacttccgcaatggtgcatactcagggagaacacttcttgataattagtgagagatcatcttataatgctaccgtcaatcaaagcaagataagatgcataaaagataaacatcacatgcaatcaatataagtgatatgatatggccaccatcatcttgtgcttgtgatctccatctttgaagcaccgttatgatcaccatcgtcaccggcgcgacaccttgatctccatcgtagcatcgttgtcgtcttgccaatcttatgcttccacgactatcgctaccgcttagtgataaagtaaagcattacagcgcgattgcattgcatacaataaagcgacaaccatatggctcctgccagttgccgataactcggttacaaaacatgatcatctcatacaataaaatttagcatcatgtcttgaccatatcacatcacaacatgccctgcaaaaacaagttagacgtcctctactttgttgttgcaagttttacgtggctgctacgggcttaagcaagaaccaaccttacctacgcatcaaaaccacaacgatagtttgtcaagttggtgctgttttaaccttcgcaaggaccgggcgtagccacactcggttcaactaaagttggagaaactgtcacccgctagccacctttgtgcaaagcacgtcgggagaaccggtctcgtgtaagcgtaagcgtaatgtctgtccgggccgcttcgtccaacaataccgccgaaccaaagtatgacatgctggtaagcagtatgacttatatcgcccacaactcacttgtgttctactcgtgcatataacatcaacacataaaacctaggctcggatgccactattggggaacgtagtaatttcaaaaaaattcctacgcacatgcaagatcatggtgatgcatagcaatgagaggggagagtgtgatctacgtaccgttgtagaccgacagtggaagcgttagcacaacgcggttgatgtagtcgtacgtcttcacggcccgaccaatcaagcaccgaaactatggcacctccgagttctagcacacgttcaactcgatgacgatccgcggactccgatccagcaaagtgtcggggaagaattccatcagcacgacagcgtggtgacgatcttgatgtactatcgtcgcagggcttcgcctaagcaccgctacaatattatcgaggattatggtggaagggggcaccgcacacggctgagaatatgatcacgtggatcaacttctgtgtctaggggtgccccctgccccgtatataaaggagcaaggggaggtgcggccggccaggaggagggcgtgccaggaggagtcctactcccaccgggagtaggattccccccccccctttcctagttggaataggattcgggaaggggaaagaggagagagagaaggaagggggggcgccgcccccctctccttgtcctattcagactaggggggaggggcacgcggcctagccctggccacctctcctctcttccactaaagcccactaaggcccatatacatcccggggggttccggtaacctcccgatactccggtaaaatcccgatttcacccggaacacttccgatatccaaatataggcttccaatatatcaatctttatgtctcgaccatttcgagactcctcgtcatgtccgtgatcacatccgggactccgaactccttcggtacatcaaaactcataaactcataatataactgtcattgaaaccttaagcgtgcggaccctacgggttcaagaacaatgtagacatgactaatacacgtctccagtcaataaccaatagcggaacctggatgatcatattggctcccacatattctacgaagatctttatcggtcagactgcataacaacatacgttgttccctttgtcattggtatgttacttgcccgagattcgatcgtcggtatcttaatgcctagtgcaatctcgttaccggcaagtctctttactcgttccgtaatacatcatctcacaactaactcattagttgcaatgcttgcaaggcttatgtgatgtgcattaccgagagggcccagagatacctctccgacaatcggagtgacaaatcctaatctcgaaatacgccaacccaacatgtacctttggagacacctgtagagctcctttacaatcacccagttacgttgtgacgtttgatagcacacaaagtgttcctccggcaaacgggagttgcataatctcatagtcataggaacatgtataagtcatgaagaaagcaatagcaacatactaaacgatcgggtgctaagctaatggaatgggtcatgtcaatcacatcattctcctaatgatgtgatcccattaatcaaataacaactcttttgtttatggttaggaaacataaccatcttgattaacgagctagtcaagtagaggcatactagtgacactctgtttgtctatgtattcacacatgtattatgtttccggttaatacaattctagcatgaataataaacatttatcatgatataaggaaataaataataactttattattgcctctagggcatatttccttcagccacactctcccattgcaagaaataccaatccagtcggccaaaccaaattgataattcgaagagaaatacaaagatatcaaatcatgcatataagaattcagaggagattcaaatactattcatagataatctgatcataaatccacaattcatcggatcttggcaaacacaccgcaaaagaatattacatcagatagaactccaagaacatcgaggagaacatggtattgaagaacatagagagagaagaaaccatctagctactagctatggacccgtaggtctgaggtaaactactcacgcttcatcgaaagggcaatagagttgatgtatatgccctccgtgatcgaatccccctccgacagatcgccggaaaaggccccaagatgggatctcacgggaacagaaggttgcggcgccgaaaaagtatttttgtggatgcttgtgagggtttgggaatatttgggaatttataggccgaAGAATAGGGTTAGAGGAGCTccggggggccacaaggcagggggcgccccccgggGTCGCGCCCTgcacccttgccgccgcctcgggactcttctgacttGGTTCtcaagtcctacgtgtgtcttttggtccaagaaaaatcatcgtaaagttttattccgtttggactccgtttgatattccttttctgcgaaactcgaaaataagaaaaaaacagaaactgacactgggctctgggctctgggttaataagttagtcccaaaactaatataaaatagcatattgatgcatataaaacattcaaaacagataatataatagcatagaacaatcaaaaattatagatacgttggagacgtatcacgccgctCCACCGTGCCGGAGGGAAGGAGCCCTGCCGCCGCCGGTGCCGGCCGTGCCCCGGCGAGGGAAGGGGAAGCCTGTGGCTGGATCTGGGAGCCCTCCCCGTCCGCCACGCGAGTGGCGGCGCGGGAGAGGGTAGGGTTCGGGTGCGACAATCTATTATAAGTGTATTGTTGCAAGTTCTTATTTTTAGTAAGCAATGTTTGATGGAAATAATGTTTTAGTTCATTGGAAGCACTTTATCGACACCCTTGAAACAATTGTGAGATTGCATGAAACATGTTTGTGACGCCAATTCTAACTAAAGATTAAAGCAATCTTAGTTTTGTTTTGTAACAAATCGAAACAATCTCCCACCCTACAAAACAACTACATTGAAGCGATTGCCGGTTGCCATGGAATCATTTTCTATGGTCAGTCCAAACAAACAAAATTTAGCCATATGAAAGCAATACTTAGTTGCCATAGAAGCAATTGGACCGGAAAAAAGTTTATTTACCATCCGAAAAAGGAAGTTAAAAACAACAGGAAGCAAACTGAAGTTCGAGAAGCAATTTACATCTATGAAAGAAAATTGTATGATATCTCCCCCACCCCTCTTTGGTTTTCTATTGGTTTTTGATATCCCAAACGTTGGCACACAAAATAAAACCAACATAAATATGGCAACTTGGAATAATCTAAATCAAATCGATACTTATACGATATCATGTCCTGCATTAACTCAACCAAATCAATCTTACCAAAATTTTAAGTAAATCAAGACTTTCCTTGCCTTCCCCTACCATAATCAAATCAAATTAAATGTTACCAAAATTCACAATATGATGGTTGTAAGGAATATGTTGGGCAAGATTGACGTTGTGCCACTAGAATATGTACAcccccattgcaatgcacgggcttcTTGCTAATAAACTTTATTTTCAGGCTTTTGGCAGGGCATCATGCTTTGGGCTTTGTTGTTGGGTCAGGCTCCGGCTTGAAGCTATGCGAAAAAACAGGTTGTCCATGCATGGCTCTGCTGCCTCTCCCATGAGTATGACCTTCACGCTTCCTGGTTCTGATGAATGGATCAATGCCATGTCCAACGAGAAAATTGTTTCTCCTATGCACGGGAGGTCCGGTGCATGCATCCATCGTTGGTTGTGCTGGATATCTGATTGCatgcaaattttgcttcatcatatATGTATAGCTGTTTGCATTAATATAGCATCGTATCATGTCAGTCCACTTAATGCCATGTGTGCGTCCCTCTGTCTTTGGTGCTCACAACAGACTACGGCACATGCATGTCTGACAACATCTCTATCTTCCTCCCAAAATCCATCATTTTTAGTTTCCTTAACAAAATATAATTTGTTCATATCTTTAAAACCAAAACTCCTTTTCTGAAAGTTTTTATATATTTAAACCCATCGCGTCAAGACCTTTAGAACAAGATCAATCTTGGATAGATTCTAAACACCTTAAAATTTCAATGTTTTGATACACTTTTCACTAAATCTATTTCACTAATTAGTGTTTAATGATTACATCAATATTTGAAATGAATTTTTAATGAGTGAAATTATTTTATTGAAATTAGTGAAATTGTTTATCTGAATTAAGCAAAATTAGTTTTATCTAAATGAGTAAAAGCAGTGTTTGGAATGACTACAATCAACATTTTGAAATAAGTGATTATTTTAAGTGAGTGAAATATGTTTTTttaaatgagtgaaatatgttgatgAAATTTAAACTCGTTTAAAATATATTCAATATTAACCTTGTTTTAAAGATCATGTCGTTAGgaattcaaatatataaaaaaaattaaaatggaaTAATATTCAAAAGATATCGAGAAATTAATATCTCACAAGAAAATATAATGCTAGCTTTTGTATAGAGGGTTCAGCACGGTGATGAACTTTACATTACTTGGGCCATGTAATCTCAATTAAAGTTGAtgaatactccctccttccatctatacaggggctaatgcgtttttcgaggctaattttgaccaaatattagagcaacaatatatgacatgcaacttacacaaagcatgtagtcaaatttgtatgtgaaagaagatttcaatgatataatttttacattatgcatgtcatgtattaTTAATCTTTTCAATAGTCAAAGGccgtcttgaaaaacgcattaggctttATATAGATGGAAGAAGGGAGTAGTATCTAGATATATGGATAGGGTATTGTACAACCGCCCATCACGCGGTCAATTCCAACATGAGTTGAGACGTTGACAGCACCAAGCAAGAAAAATCCACGCCTAAAGCCAAAGCGCGTTCTGTAAACCTGTGGATTGGAATTCCCGCAAAGAAAAAAGCAATGACCAATAGGAAAACGCCATGCATGGGCATCTCATGCCATGGACCGTTGACTCTGGTGGCGTCGACCGGCTGTGCTTCATGTCAATGCATCGAAATTTCACTGCCTCCCGAGTCAACCCGGAGCAAATCTGTCTTTTCTATAAATAAAAGGAATCTGCCGGGTTGAGcagaaagaagcagcagcaacggcCAGGAGCTAGCCAAGAAGATCGAAAGTAGCATGGGTCGGTCAAGTGGAAGCCTCGGAGTCGCCATGACGACGCTAGTAGCTTCGGTTCTCATCCTCCAGCTTCTCCATGCGCCCACGCCCGTCTCGTCGTCGCCGGCCGTCCTGGTCCCGCTCCTCAGAACGGCCGTCATCCGCGCGTCCCCGCTCTTGAGGAACCTGGTCAAAGCTTTCTTGCAAGAGCAAGCGAAGCAGGGTGTGATGCAGCTCATCTGGAAGGCGGCGGGGCACCTCAAGAACCAGCTGCTGGGCGGCGTGGGAGCCAACGCCGCCGGCCTGGTCGTCTTCGACATCTCCGTCGGGACGTCCCCCGCGCAGGCCATCTCCGGGGTCATGGACATAACCTCCCAGCTGGTCTGGGCGCAGTGCGCGCCCTGCGACTCCTGCCGGACGACCGCCTTCCGGCCCGCCGAGTCCGCGTCCTTCTCCAAGATCCCCTGCGGCAGCCCGACGTGCCCGGGCGTGCTAGGCGACCGGACTGCCTGCGTCAGCGACGGCGACTGCGCGTACAACGCCACGTACTACGGCGCCGGCAACCAGTCCAACGCCTACACGGACGGCTCCTTCGCCACCGAGACGTTCACCTTCGGCGCGGCGTCCGTCCCAGGCATCGTGTTCGGCTGCGTGGCCAGCAGCACGGTGGAGCTCTCCGGCGGCGCGTCCGCGCTGTTCGGCTTCGGCAGGGGGAACATCTCCCTCGTGTCGCAGCTCGGGCTCTCGAGGTTCTCCTACACTCTGGCGTCCGACGACGCCGACGGCTCCGAGAGCGTCATCCGTCTGGGCGACGCCGCCGTGCCGCAGACTCAGCGCAGCCGCTCCACGCCGCTGCTTAGAAGCGTCATGCAACCTGACCTGTACTACGTCGGGCTCAGCAGCATACAGGTCGACGGCCATGACCTCGACGGCATCCCGGCGGGGACGTTCGACCTCCAGGCGGACGGCTCCGGCGGGGTATTCCTGAGCTCGACCTGGCCGGCGACCTACCTCGAGGAGACCGCGTACAGCGCCTTGAGGCGCGCGCTGGTGAGCAGCATCGGGTCTCAGGGTGTGACTCCGGTGGACGCCGACGACCTCCGCCAGCTGTGCTACAGGAGGTGGTCCTTCTCCGGCGTGACGGTGCCGGCGCTAACGCTGGTGTTCGATGGCGTGAACGCGACGATGGAggtcaagcccgagaactacttctTCAAGGACGGGTTGAAAGTGTGCCTGACCGTACTGCCGTCGAAGGGTGGATCAGTTCTCGGCAGCCTGCTGCAAACAGGCACCAACATGATCTTCGATATTGGCGGTGGCCTGCTCACGTTCGAGACTCCCATGCCCTAGTAGTAGCATGCATCCTATATGCTTCGTTCGATTATGTAATAAGACCCCTCATATTTTAGATCACACTTTGTccataaatttaaataaaaaatatTTGTATAAAttatcagttttgctaaagcacatttaGATGTGTTCTAGGTATTGCACAATATGTCATTGATTTTACATTAATATCCGTGCAGCATTTTCTTTAccttttttctttctagtttaattaaGTCAGATATGCAATAATTAGGGCACATCCTAGACAGAGAAAAAATGAATATACTTTAGAACATTTGATTCTGTTTCGGATGAAAACTTCTGAATTGTCAAATTTTATGAGATATACTAGGTGCTCATAAAAAAGGGCGTGACTAGAACTTGATCGATTAAGACCTGATGAAGTCTCAGCCAAGAAGGTAATTACAGACAACTTCACGGAAGATCTTACTAGtacctccgtccggatttattAGGCCCTTTAGTATTTTGAGTCAAAATTTGACCATCCATATTccaaataaaatataaaatatatgcTACAAAAGGTACACGGTTAGATTTGTATTTGAAAGAGCTTTCTGACGGTGTAATTTTTTTGACATATAATTTATATTTTATTACTTAAATTTATAGGTCAAATTTTAGCCCAAAATGAGAGAGGGCCTaagaaacccggacggagggagtacaaaaataGCAACGACCGAGGCTTCATTAAATCTCAGTTGAATGAGATTTTGCGGTCCCTCCTCCAAGaaaaggcggctagggtttctgcctcccgTCGGTGGCGCCGCCGATCTCCCACGTCTCTTGTGGCCTTAGGGATATGGGTGCGCGGTGGATCCTagcccttgccggcgggagggctccgttttcatGTGCTTCTTCAAGTTTTGCTAGGGTATGTGTCCTGCTCaagaagacgagacggcggcgacttcttgaagatggaataaggttcttcctGTCTAGCCCCCGTCCCAATGGTGTGTCTAGTATCGtcagagggcgtgtggaggtgtgtctccggcgaatCTCACGAGATTTGATCGGTGGTTGTCTTTGGTGGCTCCACTCGGATCCggtctttgttcatctttgttcatgtgtcttcaggttggatccttccatTCTAAAATTCTCTTCATTGGCGTCGGTTGTTGTTCTGGGGCGTTGGTCCTATaggaccttagcacgacgacttcccgactgtctactacaacaagttgtgcccggctccggcgagggggGCGATGACagtggcgcgccttcggctcgcttcagtgcttgtagtcgtcgctaggtggtctatgaatctggatgtaatttttattatttttggtgttTTTTGTACTGCCATGagtgaagatgaatagatcgacaGTTTCTCGAAAAAAATGAGATTTTGCAAATTccgaaaataaaaaaaggaaaaggaattcAAGATTTTTTTTCATGTGCACTATTTTACAGTTTCTGCTCGAACTGTCCGGCGTCCAAAAAATCTGAATTTTAGCACGTGGAGTAGTTTTTGTGCGCCTATTGAAAATGCTCTCAGTTGAATGAGATTTAGCAAGCAGTATTGATCGCACCAAAGACTTTTTTCCCCTAGGGTTTCCTGGGGTCCAACTCTTCCTTCGGCGACGCCACCGAAGTACACCAAGATCTACGTAAAAATCACCGATCGACGGCGGGTTCTCGAGCGGAGGACATCGAGGGGTTGGCTGGACCCGCCTCCGACGATTGCATGGAGAACTTGGGCGGCCAGGGGGTGCGAGGTGGGATGGAGAAACGGGAAGTAGCGGCAACTAGGATTGAAGATCCAGCTGCGGGCGCCGGGCTTGGCTCGGGGGACGGGGCGGCGAAGGGAGTTGAAGATGAAGGGAGAACGACTGGCGGGGAGGATA is drawn from Triticum dicoccoides isolate Atlit2015 ecotype Zavitan chromosome 4A, WEW_v2.0, whole genome shotgun sequence and contains these coding sequences:
- the LOC119289027 gene encoding aspartic proteinase nepenthesin-2-like, whose translation is MTTLVASVLILQLLHAPTPVSSSPAVLVPLLRTAVIRASPLLRNLVKAFLQEQAKQGVMQLIWKAAGHLKNQLLGGVGANAAGLVVFDISVGTSPAQAISGVMDITSQLVWAQCAPCDSCRTTAFRPAESASFSKIPCGSPTCPGVLGDRTACVSDGDCAYNATYYGAGNQSNAYTDGSFATETFTFGAASVPGIVFGCVASSTVELSGGASALFGFGRGNISLVSQLGLSRFSYTLASDDADGSESVIRLGDAAVPQTQRSRSTPLLRSVMQPDLYYVGLSSIQVDGHDLDGIPAGTFDLQADGSGGVFLSSTWPATYLEETAYSALRRALVSSIGSQGVTPVDADDLRQLCYRRWSFSGVTVPALTLVFDGVNATMEVKPENYFFKDGLKVCLTVLPSKGGSVLGSLLQTGTNMIFDIGGGLLTFETPMP